In one [Chlorobium] sp. 445 genomic region, the following are encoded:
- a CDS encoding transcriptional regulator → MSAKASKFARHAAEMTDEKMEHVAARLKLLGEPTRLKILKAICEREKSVQEIVQEVGAGQANVSKHLSLMLENGIVARRKEGLNCYYKLDDESVFEICQIALRGIEKTLTDRLQRIQFKA, encoded by the coding sequence ATGTCTGCAAAGGCATCGAAGTTTGCCAGACATGCGGCTGAAATGACTGATGAAAAAATGGAGCATGTTGCGGCACGGCTTAAACTTTTGGGTGAGCCGACACGGCTTAAGATCTTGAAAGCAATCTGTGAAAGAGAAAAAAGCGTTCAAGAGATAGTGCAAGAGGTAGGGGCAGGTCAAGCCAATGTCTCTAAGCATCTTTCATTGATGCTCGAGAATGGCATTGTGGCACGGCGCAAAGAAGGGTTAAACTGTTACTACAAGTTGGATGACGAGAGTGTCTTTGAAATTTGTCAGATTGCTTTGAGAGGTATTGAGAAAACTCTGACCGATAGACTCCAGCGGATTCAGTTCAAGGCATGA